One Helianthus annuus cultivar XRQ/B chromosome 12, HanXRQr2.0-SUNRISE, whole genome shotgun sequence genomic region harbors:
- the LOC110919732 gene encoding glutamic acid-rich protein-like — protein sequence MPTAEEKKKLRIKRKAVQTRVIPRNVRAKKGGATIPEGQSGKSEKHVTTSKGPEAEKDQNVEVPKVPEVQTQSIPEVEVQKKGGAEVRVSTPSPPPKNPEVAESSKPKKTVLPDLFEGFPNIQEKEKAEAEHDELKKQLEELSKRFSDLHVKNKKLNEINQTLNQLLSELHEASTNEFKAMKLEMEAVRADKTVKDEQLNMLYTVIEQHLGINVQSIYNNLEIQRVEEQRAQREKDLAEDATKKKKELIVETQEAGGSSSQADVEMVDAEVDPKGFVLVGDSTPLSYNFDDIIRLVKVEQRKRKVKEPKVLLLRWKEEEKVVEEEEEVDEELEDMLDAVDNYDPSWDDFIDKEDDDDQGSTGLLIVNPSVQQKIDDFLNDEINEQEEDQHQESSSSGKQHADQVFLTQPTVIFLNAPFKGELEVPRSRAEMLEELGLGDGKFKFDIEDEILSSPEKEYEFKYAHEADNYNDVIVEDGSDSSEDDTVFHYSGVDETFPTLAEMFKEQNEEEIRRKIVEKITTEGIPQTVPRETLAKERKKWFKMMPKERKYRRLLQYFT from the exons ATGCCAACagctgaagagaaaaagaaacttCGTATAAAGCGCAAAGCTGTTCAAACACGCGTCATTCCGAGGAATGTAAGGGCAAAGAAAGGAGGTGCTACTATTCCTGAAGGTCAAAGCGGCAAAAGTGAAAAGCACGTGACAACTTCAAAGGGTCCTGAAGCTGAAAAAGATCAAAATGTTGAAGTTCCTAAAGTTCCAGAAGTTCAAACACAAAGTATTCCTGAAGTTGAGGTTCAGAAGAAAGGAGGTGCTGAAGTAAGAGTTTctacaccatcaccaccaccaaaaaatCCTGAGGTTGCAGAGTCTTCAAAGCCAAAGAAAACCGTTCTTCCTGATCTATTTGAAGGTTTTCCCAACATTCAAG agaaagagaaagctgAAGCTGAACATGACGAATTGAAAAAGCAACTTGAGGAGCTTTCTAAA AGATTTTCTGATCTGCATGTGAAGAACAAGAAACTGAATGAGATAAATCAGACGCTAAATCAATTGCTAAGTGAACTTCATGAAGCGTCGACAAATGAATTTAAAGCGATGAAGCTAGAGATGGAAGCAGTAAGGGCTGATAAAACAGTGAAGGATGAGCAACTTAATATGTTATATACTGTGATTGAACAACATCTGGGTATCAACGTTCAATCTATCTACAACAATTTGGAGATTCAAAGGGTTGAAGAGCAAAGGGCTCAGAGAGAGAAAGACTTAGCTGAAGATGCaacaaagaagaagaaagaattaATTGTCGAAACTCAAGAAGCTGGAGGTTCTTCGAGTCAAGCTGATGTTGAAATGGTAGATGCTGAAGTGGATCCTAAAGGGTTTGTGCTTGTTGGTGATTCTACTCCTCTATCTTACAACTTTGATGATATCATTCGTCTTGTAAAAGTGGAACAACGAAAAAGAAAGGTGAAAGAACCTAAAGTGTTATTACtaagatggaaagaagaagagaaagtagtagaagaggaagaagaagtaGATGAAGAGTTAGAAGATATGCTTGATGCAGTTGATAATTATGATCCTTCATGGGATGATTTCATAGAcaaggaagatgatgatgatcaaggGTCAACAGGGTTATTGATTGTGAATCCCTCTGTTCAACAAAAGATAGATGATTTTCTGAATGACGAGATCAACGAACAAGAGGAGGATCAACACCAGGAGTCTTCGTCTTCTGGAAAACAACATGCAGACCAGGTATTCCTCACACAACCAACTGTTATATTTTTAAATGCTCCATTTAAGGGGGAGTTGGAGGTACCGAGGTCTAGGGCTGAAATGTTAGAAGAGTTGGGTTTAGGCGACGGGAAGTTCAAGTTTGATATTGAAGATGAAATTCTTTCGTCACCTGAAAAGGAATATGAGTTTAAGTATGCTCATGAAGCTGATAATTACAATGATGTAATAGTTGAAGATGGTTCGGATAGTTCTGAAGACGATACGGTATTTCATTATTCTGGAGTTGATGAAACTTTTCCCACTCTTGCTGAAATGTTCAAGGAACAGAATGAAGAAGAGATCAGAAGGAAAATTGTGGAAAAGATCACTACTGAAGGCATTCCACAAACTGTTCCACGAGAAACTTTggcaaaagaaagaaagaaatggttcaagATGATGCCCAAGGAAAGGAAATATAGAAGACTTCTTCAGTACTTCACGTAG